In a single window of the Desulfovibrio mangrovi genome:
- a CDS encoding flagellin, with amino-acid sequence MSLVINHNLMAMNASRNLNASYTRLSDSTRRLSSGLRVGTAADDAAGLAIRELMRADISTMNQGIRNANDAISMIQTADGALQIIDEKLIRMKELAEQAATGTYNSDQRLMIESEYQAMASEITRIANATDFNGIHLLNGTLSGNTHNGSGLNSTGKLKVHFGTGNDSAEDYYYIQIGISTASALGIGNSTSITHGGYTISTQSAAQAALNAIDQAIISKDKIRAALGALQNRLENTISNLTIQAENLQASESRISDVDVATEMTEFVRNQILTQAAVAMLSQANSLPQMAMQLIGG; translated from the coding sequence ATGTCTTTGGTCATAAATCACAACCTGATGGCGATGAACGCGTCTCGTAACTTGAATGCAAGTTACACGAGACTGTCAGATTCCACCCGCCGCCTGTCTTCCGGCCTGCGCGTGGGAACCGCAGCGGACGACGCAGCCGGTCTGGCAATCCGCGAACTTATGCGGGCAGATATTTCCACAATGAACCAGGGGATCCGTAACGCAAACGACGCGATCTCCATGATCCAGACTGCCGACGGTGCTCTGCAGATCATCGACGAAAAACTGATCAGAATGAAGGAACTGGCGGAACAGGCAGCCACCGGTACCTACAACTCCGACCAGCGTCTCATGATCGAGTCCGAATACCAGGCAATGGCTTCAGAAATTACCCGAATCGCCAACGCCACCGACTTCAACGGCATTCACCTGCTGAACGGCACCCTTTCCGGCAACACGCACAACGGCTCCGGTCTGAACTCCACGGGTAAGCTGAAGGTGCACTTCGGTACAGGCAACGACTCGGCAGAAGACTACTACTACATCCAGATCGGCATATCCACCGCCTCTGCACTGGGTATCGGCAACAGCACCAGCATCACGCACGGTGGCTATACCATCTCCACCCAGTCCGCCGCACAGGCGGCCCTGAACGCCATTGACCAGGCAATTATTTCCAAGGACAAGATCCGTGCCGCTTTGGGTGCCCTGCAAAACCGCCTTGAGAACACGATCTCGAACCTTACCATCCAGGCAGAAAACCTGCAGGCTTCTGAATCCCGAATCTCCGACGTGGACGTTGCCACGGAAATGACGGAATTCGTGCGGAACCAGATTCTGACGCAGGCAGCAGTGGCCATGCTCTCGCAGGCAAACTCTCTGCCGCAAATGGCAATGCAGCTTATCGGCGGCTAA
- a CDS encoding flagellar protein FlaG: MRLHDIESGLLHSYGEPGLLRPDPGSNVHAAHITRQNSQVYVGETGDRSSAEPTAPVNEKDVREAAQELQKRMEEQGVHLKFEVVHAKDGQIEVEVTDEDRSKVLMRIPPKGVLRINAQGKSAVGNFLNLRS; encoded by the coding sequence ATGAGACTGCACGATATTGAAAGCGGTCTGCTCCATTCCTATGGCGAGCCCGGCCTGTTAAGGCCGGACCCCGGAAGCAACGTTCATGCTGCGCATATTACCAGACAGAATTCTCAAGTGTACGTTGGCGAGACCGGGGACAGGAGCAGTGCAGAGCCTACCGCACCTGTCAATGAAAAGGACGTCAGAGAGGCTGCCCAGGAGCTTCAGAAGCGTATGGAAGAACAAGGCGTTCATCTGAAGTTTGAAGTTGTTCATGCAAAGGACGGGCAGATAGAAGTGGAGGTTACGGATGAAGACCGGAGCAAGGTTCTCATGCGTATTCCCCCAAAAGGTGTGCTCAGGATCAATGCTCAGGGAAAGAGCGCCGTTGGCAATTTTCTGAATCTGCGCTCCTGA
- a CDS encoding flagellar hook protein FlgE translates to MSLTASMWTGISGLLAHGEKMNVLGNNIANVNTVGFKGSRMDFEDFINQDVNSAAGVTQVGRGVAIGAIYGDFGQGAFETTTEATDLAIGGKGFFQVKVKEEESVYYTRAGNFRFDKDGYLVDPHGYVLQGWQIQTARPSLATSSTQVTSTSSAIKGSGVPTDIRLEGFTCEPKHTSNITMITNLDARDGGDKANDVNDPFFAMFNQWNGQDSPPIGQNSFAYQSTLRVYDEGGTAHNLTVYFDQVASDTISGAASGRRYWEYMVTVEPGEDGRVFNGTNVNTTSAAGILMMGTLSFDSSGQLVDQSAFTLKSNAGVDLKNLSNWAPTTYSTNGYPLFTANFTNLSNASFVTPGLATNVSGSLMELNLGLKYTSTSANLINGGSANTALTVGSNAGNLMSLGNNTERQSSATTSFAGASSTLLQSQDGYTFGFLQNVTVDRDGIMRGRYSNGIILDLYQITLYDFQSEHNLRREGGNLFSATRDSGEALPGPANNNGLGAVYSNSLEQSNVDLAKEFVQMITTQRGFQANSKVITTTDTMLNEVIMMKR, encoded by the coding sequence ATGAGTCTTACCGCATCCATGTGGACAGGAATTTCGGGCCTGCTGGCACATGGCGAGAAAATGAATGTTCTCGGCAACAACATTGCGAACGTCAATACCGTAGGGTTCAAGGGCAGTCGCATGGACTTCGAGGACTTCATCAACCAAGATGTGAACAGCGCGGCCGGCGTAACCCAGGTGGGACGCGGCGTCGCCATCGGAGCCATTTACGGCGACTTCGGTCAGGGGGCCTTCGAAACCACCACCGAAGCTACCGACCTTGCAATCGGGGGCAAGGGATTCTTTCAGGTAAAAGTAAAGGAAGAGGAATCCGTCTACTATACCCGGGCAGGCAACTTCCGCTTCGATAAGGACGGCTATCTCGTCGACCCGCACGGCTATGTGCTGCAGGGTTGGCAGATCCAGACCGCCCGTCCCTCGCTGGCAACCTCGTCCACACAGGTAACGAGCACGTCGTCAGCCATCAAGGGGTCGGGTGTCCCCACCGACATCAGGCTTGAAGGATTTACGTGCGAACCCAAGCACACATCCAACATTACCATGATCACCAACCTTGACGCCCGCGATGGCGGCGACAAGGCCAACGACGTCAACGACCCGTTCTTTGCCATGTTCAACCAGTGGAACGGACAGGACTCCCCGCCCATCGGACAGAACAGTTTTGCCTACCAGTCCACGTTACGCGTGTATGACGAAGGCGGCACCGCCCACAACCTGACGGTCTACTTTGACCAGGTAGCATCCGACACCATTTCCGGCGCAGCAAGCGGCCGTCGTTACTGGGAATACATGGTAACCGTGGAACCGGGAGAAGACGGACGCGTCTTTAACGGCACGAACGTGAACACGACGTCCGCAGCCGGCATCCTGATGATGGGTACCCTGAGCTTCGACAGCTCGGGCCAGCTTGTCGACCAGTCTGCCTTTACCCTCAAGAGCAATGCAGGGGTGGACCTCAAGAACCTTTCAAACTGGGCACCCACAACATATTCAACAAACGGGTATCCCCTGTTTACGGCAAACTTCACCAATCTTTCCAACGCAAGCTTCGTTACTCCCGGTCTTGCAACCAACGTATCGGGCTCGCTCATGGAATTGAATCTTGGCCTCAAGTACACAAGCACCTCGGCCAACCTGATCAACGGCGGTTCAGCCAACACGGCTCTCACCGTCGGCAGCAACGCGGGCAATCTCATGTCCCTTGGCAACAACACGGAGCGGCAGTCCTCAGCTACTACCAGCTTCGCAGGGGCATCATCCACTCTGCTGCAGAGTCAGGACGGTTACACCTTCGGCTTCCTGCAGAACGTAACCGTTGACCGCGACGGCATCATGCGCGGACGCTACTCCAACGGCATCATTCTGGACCTGTACCAGATCACGCTCTACGACTTCCAGAGCGAACACAATCTGCGCAGGGAAGGCGGCAACCTGTTCTCGGCAACGCGCGACTCCGGTGAAGCGCTGCCCGGACCTGCCAACAACAACGGACTTGGAGCGGTGTATTCGAACTCCCTTGAGCAATCCAACGTGGACCTCGCCAAGGAATTCGTCCAGATGATCACCACCCAGAGAGGCTTCCAGGCCAACTCAAAGGTCATCACAACAACCGACACCATGCTCAACGAAGTCATCATGATGAAGCGGTAA
- a CDS encoding flagellar hook assembly protein FlgD produces the protein MATAIDGNILGKAEQEFGQLQIRGKSELGKEDFLTLLVAQLSHQDPMNPMDDKEFVSQLSEFSSLEQLTNISGGIKDMNDSTARQEMISAVSFIGKDVRAKGYGLSKQNDSTSSLYFTITEPVANGFINIYDPNMNLVRTESIGTKQPGNYEYQWDGKDYKGTNLADGVYSVAMYAEGLDGNPVLVSTEVSGKVAGVQKDGTEQYLRLADGRVVRFTDVQEVVDTSSSSNTDETTPSGQ, from the coding sequence ATGGCAACGGCAATCGATGGCAACATTCTGGGTAAGGCAGAGCAGGAATTCGGACAACTGCAGATTCGCGGCAAGTCTGAACTGGGCAAGGAAGACTTCCTTACCCTTCTTGTAGCCCAGCTCTCCCATCAGGATCCCATGAACCCCATGGACGACAAGGAATTTGTTTCCCAGCTCTCTGAATTCTCCAGCCTTGAACAGCTGACCAACATTTCCGGCGGGATCAAGGATATGAACGATTCCACTGCACGTCAGGAAATGATCAGCGCAGTAAGCTTTATCGGCAAGGATGTTCGAGCCAAGGGTTACGGGCTTTCCAAGCAGAACGACAGTACCAGTTCGCTCTATTTCACCATCACGGAACCGGTAGCAAACGGCTTTATCAACATCTACGACCCGAACATGAACCTTGTCCGCACCGAGAGCATCGGCACCAAACAGCCGGGCAACTACGAATACCAGTGGGATGGAAAGGATTACAAGGGCACGAACCTTGCCGACGGCGTCTATTCCGTTGCCATGTACGCGGAAGGTCTCGACGGCAACCCGGTACTCGTATCGACGGAAGTCAGCGGCAAGGTCGCCGGTGTTCAGAAGGACGGCACGGAACAGTACCTGCGCCTTGCGGACGGTCGAGTAGTCAGATTTACCGACGTTCAGGAAGTTGTGGACACTTCTTCCAGCTCTAACACGGATGAAACAACACCGTCCGGGCAATAG
- a CDS encoding flagellar hook-length control protein FliK: MQFFPVLFSDQTPSAGIKAQPKDKTSGVSFEGLLNASGNMGANSMHSAINALSLPGNSARADMVRNRLLTGGSKDDAVSGLRDGKIDVHTFHGLKTKLSELGVDDSTLEELENSASEGSLTWNSLLHTLTTNSAFTKQETAGFKLDDATRNGASVFLQKLGFTPDESSSILETAQSGNLSKAWNSVLNKINAMPEGTSIDIAPEELANIGKALKLDENGIARMQQLFAGQQSATVDAKNLKSLLAEISNSVNAKRNAAEERVNSLHQTLAPAMEEAWERSGRFNAADMRASKETTASSVLIKDSVTAAANGFTNATAGSAGNKEVNREARNVSKHDKAEDALKNADKQHEGKAEGRAAIDKQHNSEGRQFNRFNDSFDDEAAKDQTKGKKDALKTLLERLEFQPQSAATTTQTSDPNAALAAGGLRTATARNADRQIFEQVENGMLRTMQNGGKQLTLQLTPEDLGKVTVILSVKNHEVNAVIRPESAEAAKAINDQLHQLKASLENQGLKVDNIEVQTGLQNQQNNSSWQGSMEHNAQQELRQKFLNQRRLHSMRADGSALAQEMHNTGETAKHSTHQGLDIIA, encoded by the coding sequence ATGCAATTCTTTCCCGTACTGTTTTCCGATCAAACCCCTTCTGCCGGCATAAAGGCACAGCCCAAGGATAAGACCTCTGGCGTGTCTTTCGAAGGGCTTTTGAATGCATCGGGAAATATGGGGGCCAACTCCATGCACTCCGCCATCAACGCCTTGTCTCTTCCCGGCAACAGTGCGCGGGCAGACATGGTCCGCAACCGCCTTCTCACAGGCGGCAGCAAGGACGATGCAGTAAGCGGACTGCGCGATGGCAAGATCGACGTGCACACGTTCCATGGACTCAAGACCAAGCTTTCAGAGCTCGGCGTTGATGATTCTACGCTCGAAGAGCTGGAAAACTCTGCATCAGAAGGATCTTTGACCTGGAACAGCCTGCTGCACACCCTTACGACAAACAGCGCTTTCACAAAGCAGGAAACAGCGGGTTTCAAGCTCGACGATGCCACCCGAAACGGCGCGTCCGTATTTCTCCAGAAGCTGGGCTTCACCCCCGATGAATCCTCCAGCATTCTTGAAACCGCTCAATCCGGCAACCTTTCCAAGGCTTGGAACAGTGTTCTGAACAAGATCAACGCAATGCCCGAAGGCACCAGCATTGATATTGCTCCTGAAGAACTTGCCAACATCGGCAAGGCGCTCAAGCTTGACGAAAACGGCATTGCCCGCATGCAGCAGCTCTTTGCAGGACAACAGAGCGCAACTGTTGATGCAAAGAATCTGAAAAGCCTGCTGGCAGAAATTTCCAACAGCGTAAACGCCAAACGTAACGCTGCTGAAGAGCGGGTGAACAGCCTGCATCAGACTCTTGCTCCTGCCATGGAAGAGGCATGGGAGCGTTCCGGCAGATTCAACGCTGCCGACATGCGTGCTTCAAAGGAAACCACAGCGTCATCCGTCCTCATCAAGGACAGTGTGACCGCTGCTGCCAACGGATTTACCAATGCCACGGCAGGTTCCGCGGGAAACAAGGAAGTGAACCGCGAAGCACGCAACGTCTCCAAGCATGACAAGGCGGAAGACGCCCTCAAGAATGCAGACAAGCAACACGAAGGCAAGGCTGAAGGCCGAGCCGCCATCGACAAGCAGCATAATAGCGAAGGCCGACAGTTCAACCGCTTTAATGATTCTTTCGACGATGAAGCCGCCAAGGACCAGACCAAAGGGAAAAAGGATGCGTTGAAAACGCTTCTTGAACGCCTTGAGTTCCAGCCTCAGTCTGCTGCGACGACTACTCAGACTTCTGATCCCAACGCCGCTCTGGCGGCAGGGGGGCTGCGTACAGCTACGGCAAGAAATGCCGACAGACAGATCTTCGAACAAGTTGAAAACGGCATGCTCCGCACCATGCAGAATGGCGGCAAGCAGCTTACCCTCCAGCTTACGCCGGAAGATCTGGGCAAGGTCACCGTCATCCTCTCCGTAAAAAACCACGAAGTGAACGCCGTTATCAGACCTGAAAGTGCGGAAGCAGCCAAAGCGATCAACGATCAACTGCACCAGCTCAAAGCTTCCTTGGAAAATCAGGGCCTGAAGGTGGACAACATCGAAGTGCAGACAGGCCTTCAGAACCAGCAGAACAACAGTTCCTGGCAGGGTTCAATGGAACATAATGCCCAACAGGAACTGAGACAAAAGTTTTTGAATCAGAGACGTTTACACAGCATGAGAGCTGACGGATCAGCTTTGGCCCAGGAAATGCACAATACCGGGGAAACGGCAAAACATTCCACCCATCAGGGACTGGATATCATCGCGTAA
- a CDS encoding glycosyltransferase family 9 protein: MSNKPILILQMQRMGDLVLTFPLMLWLQHQYPNHPIWVVAERTFFEGLMPLSPHVTYFPREAAPLLAKEAYALVINLSHRPEAAQLAGKVTCDHLIGPATTASGTHYIHGKWQLYRASLVQNNRHNLYHWADLNGLDALPLALIGSSRWPAPETERSDAARIGVFLGASDAAKRPTVDTWSTLVTALLKRGMKPVLLGGKADMPLGHAVALKTGTPALNLCGRFTLAEFTALTRTLRCMITPDTGPMHVAAWTGTPTLNLSMGYVHPWETGPYQPGHHVLRSNISCNGCWQCKHSSFLCHNAFSMERVAALTHAITKKGSSAVGVTPAGQRLYATSRDTDGLYSLQYADGTETTTPRHRLALFWKSYFGGEFGLWDASRTVTAWQDLCAISPSLMPILKKELLTISKDLLGAIKGKPSLTTSENYWKKHPPFIRPLTGYMHLALQNQEFSPAGLADALSMLERLLALSSR; the protein is encoded by the coding sequence ATGAGCAACAAGCCCATTCTCATCCTCCAGATGCAGCGCATGGGGGATCTTGTGCTCACATTTCCGCTCATGCTCTGGTTGCAGCACCAGTATCCGAACCATCCCATCTGGGTTGTAGCAGAGCGGACCTTCTTTGAAGGGCTCATGCCCCTGAGTCCCCACGTTACATACTTTCCCAGAGAAGCAGCTCCCCTGCTCGCCAAGGAAGCCTATGCGCTGGTCATCAACCTGAGCCACCGACCCGAGGCAGCCCAATTGGCCGGTAAAGTCACCTGCGACCACCTCATCGGTCCTGCGACAACAGCCTCGGGAACCCATTACATACACGGTAAATGGCAGCTTTACCGAGCCAGCCTTGTACAGAACAACCGGCACAATCTGTATCACTGGGCAGACCTGAACGGCCTCGACGCCCTGCCCCTTGCTCTCATCGGTTCATCCCGCTGGCCAGCACCAGAGACGGAACGGTCGGACGCAGCCAGAATCGGCGTATTTCTCGGAGCCAGCGATGCAGCAAAGCGCCCCACTGTTGATACATGGAGCACTCTAGTCACGGCGCTGCTCAAGCGGGGCATGAAACCGGTGCTTCTCGGCGGCAAGGCCGACATGCCGCTTGGACATGCCGTAGCGCTAAAGACCGGAACACCTGCCCTGAATCTGTGCGGTCGCTTCACGCTTGCTGAATTTACGGCCCTGACCAGAACGCTGCGTTGCATGATCACTCCGGATACAGGCCCCATGCATGTTGCGGCGTGGACAGGCACCCCGACCCTCAATCTTTCCATGGGTTATGTGCATCCCTGGGAAACGGGGCCATACCAGCCGGGCCACCATGTGCTCCGCTCAAACATCAGCTGCAACGGCTGCTGGCAGTGTAAACACTCCTCCTTCCTCTGCCATAACGCCTTCTCCATGGAACGAGTTGCCGCCCTCACCCACGCTATTACCAAAAAGGGCTCTTCCGCCGTCGGTGTCACCCCCGCAGGACAACGCCTCTATGCCACTTCACGGGATACCGACGGCCTCTATTCCCTGCAATACGCCGACGGAACGGAGACAACAACCCCAAGGCATCGTCTTGCCCTGTTCTGGAAGTCCTATTTCGGGGGAGAGTTCGGCCTGTGGGACGCCAGCCGGACAGTAACCGCATGGCAGGACTTGTGTGCCATTTCCCCCAGCTTGATGCCGATACTGAAAAAGGAATTGCTTACCATAAGCAAAGATCTTCTTGGAGCCATAAAAGGCAAGCCTTCTCTGACAACGTCAGAAAATTATTGGAAAAAACATCCCCCTTTCATACGCCCGCTCACCGGATACATGCACCTTGCACTGCAGAATCAGGAATTCTCCCCGGCCGGACTTGCCGATGCCCTGAGCATGCTGGAGCGCCTTCTGGCACTTTCTTCCCGATAG
- a CDS encoding CgeB family protein, whose product MQSSHTKNYQVEAVMENGQLVDVRISTAGKTMPLLGAGGSDREMQILRPFHAQENRNATLPVVLGSGMGYALRALLEQYDGPVAVIDNELPILEATGLDRAGNTQKGTPAETALATALQDGRILWIADGDTETVLNGLTKWQMECGGKPLLALPHPFYLRLDRNYYGTIRDKLAASVRYDFWSKAAYPKFKDNTPRLLLITSQYFLMGEIVTACERLGYPYHLLTLNDDEVGHTEFVERLLKAVLEFKPDFAFTINHLGVDREGVLTDLLERLQLPLASWFVDNPHLILYLYNRLISPWTAIFTWDTDNIGSLQQMGFQHVRYLPLGTDPVRFAKPSAIPAHHPLKRDISFVGNSMVYKVAHRMKAGGFPQVLLKSYKQVAKDFAAHEERSVRSFLQHYHPELFPHFNALDSAERQLSYETMITWEATRQYRARCVEQTLPFNPLIVGDKGWRQTFRSSQHRWELHPEIGYYDELPHFYPLSTINFNCTSKQMKGAVNQRVFDVPATGSFVLTDKREQMDELFIPGKEVVCYNEPEEAPELIAFYLKNDQARRNVIQAARTRILAEHTYEKRVTELAAAMRSIFG is encoded by the coding sequence ATGCAGTCTTCCCATACAAAGAACTATCAGGTTGAAGCGGTCATGGAGAACGGACAACTCGTAGATGTCCGTATTTCCACGGCAGGGAAAACCATGCCCCTGCTCGGCGCTGGTGGTTCTGATCGGGAGATGCAGATTCTCCGCCCTTTTCATGCGCAAGAAAACAGGAACGCCACCCTGCCAGTAGTACTTGGAAGCGGCATGGGCTATGCCCTCCGCGCCTTGCTTGAGCAATATGACGGACCAGTTGCTGTTATTGATAATGAATTGCCCATACTTGAAGCAACGGGCCTTGATCGCGCAGGCAATACGCAGAAAGGAACACCGGCAGAGACCGCGTTGGCAACCGCACTGCAAGACGGGCGCATTCTCTGGATAGCGGATGGCGATACGGAAACGGTGCTCAACGGCCTGACAAAGTGGCAGATGGAATGTGGAGGCAAACCGCTTCTAGCCCTTCCCCACCCCTTCTATCTTCGCCTTGACCGAAATTACTACGGCACCATCAGGGACAAACTGGCAGCGAGCGTACGCTACGATTTCTGGTCCAAAGCGGCCTACCCCAAATTCAAGGACAATACCCCGCGCCTTCTGCTCATTACGAGCCAGTACTTCCTGATGGGCGAAATCGTCACAGCCTGTGAGCGACTTGGCTATCCCTACCACTTGTTGACGTTGAACGACGACGAGGTAGGCCACACCGAATTCGTGGAGCGCCTGCTCAAAGCTGTGCTTGAATTCAAGCCGGACTTCGCTTTTACCATTAACCACCTTGGCGTTGACCGGGAAGGCGTGCTGACCGACCTGCTGGAGCGTCTACAGCTTCCCCTCGCCTCATGGTTTGTGGATAACCCCCATCTCATTCTGTACCTGTACAATCGGCTTATCAGTCCCTGGACAGCCATCTTCACTTGGGACACCGACAATATCGGCAGCCTGCAACAGATGGGGTTCCAGCACGTCCGCTACCTGCCTCTTGGAACCGACCCGGTCCGTTTTGCCAAACCTTCGGCAATCCCTGCACATCATCCTTTGAAGCGCGACATCTCCTTTGTCGGAAACTCCATGGTCTACAAGGTTGCGCACAGGATGAAGGCAGGCGGCTTCCCGCAAGTATTGCTGAAGAGCTACAAACAGGTGGCCAAGGATTTTGCCGCACACGAAGAGCGGTCTGTCCGCTCGTTCCTGCAGCACTACCATCCCGAGCTTTTTCCGCACTTCAATGCGCTGGACAGCGCAGAACGGCAGCTTTCCTATGAAACCATGATCACGTGGGAAGCAACCCGCCAGTACCGTGCCCGCTGCGTTGAACAGACGCTGCCTTTCAATCCCCTTATCGTCGGGGACAAAGGCTGGCGACAGACCTTCAGGTCCTCTCAGCATCGCTGGGAACTGCATCCGGAAATAGGCTACTATGATGAGTTGCCCCATTTCTACCCCCTCTCGACAATCAACTTCAACTGCACCAGCAAGCAGATGAAGGGCGCAGTAAACCAGAGGGTATTTGACGTTCCGGCAACCGGCTCCTTCGTTCTCACCGACAAACGGGAACAGATGGACGAGCTCTTCATTCCCGGCAAAGAGGTTGTCTGCTACAACGAACCCGAAGAAGCTCCCGAGCTTATTGCCTTCTATCTCAAAAATGACCAGGCCCGGCGCAATGTCATTCAAGCTGCCCGTACCCGCATCCTGGCAGAACATACCTATGAAAAACGCGTGACGGAACTTGCAGCCGCCATGCGCAGCATCTTCGGATAA
- a CDS encoding OmpA/MotB family protein, which produces MAEKNAAPPPKRKADEPPKQEGLPEWMATFADMVTLLLCFFVLLLSFAQQDANKFKTLMGSIKNAFGIQIKRPDAEFAAFSPSQFERKDVELKKDDQQILGMVVELKNIVFDDPNLKKTVKVSAEDQGVVMRFPVGTFFAPGSAELKLESAPLLDGAIKILKERNVNLVVRGHTNDIAPPAGMYPTNWELSSARAAALLREIMSRGDLSASRLKAVGYADSQPLLPNTSDPNRETNNRMELYLHKPEVKSW; this is translated from the coding sequence ATGGCTGAAAAAAACGCCGCGCCTCCGCCGAAGCGCAAAGCGGACGAACCACCGAAACAGGAAGGTCTTCCGGAATGGATGGCCACCTTTGCAGACATGGTTACGCTTCTGCTCTGCTTCTTCGTGCTGCTTCTTTCCTTTGCCCAGCAGGACGCCAACAAGTTCAAAACACTCATGGGGTCCATCAAGAATGCTTTCGGTATCCAGATCAAGAGACCGGATGCCGAGTTTGCAGCGTTCTCTCCTTCCCAGTTTGAACGCAAGGACGTGGAGCTCAAGAAAGACGACCAGCAGATACTGGGCATGGTGGTTGAACTGAAGAATATCGTTTTTGATGACCCGAATCTGAAAAAGACGGTAAAAGTCTCTGCAGAAGATCAAGGCGTTGTGATGCGCTTTCCTGTTGGCACCTTTTTCGCTCCCGGCTCTGCTGAATTGAAGCTTGAATCAGCCCCCCTGCTCGACGGCGCCATCAAAATACTCAAGGAACGCAACGTTAATCTTGTTGTCCGCGGACACACCAACGACATTGCTCCCCCTGCCGGCATGTACCCGACCAACTGGGAGCTTTCCAGCGCCCGGGCAGCAGCCCTGCTTCGTGAAATAATGTCCCGCGGCGACCTCTCCGCCTCCCGCCTCAAGGCCGTGGGATATGCGGATTCACAGCCGCTGCTACCCAACACCTCGGACCCCAACCGCGAGACGAACAACCGTATGGAGCTCTATCTCCACAAACCAGAGGTGAAAAGCTGGTAG
- a CDS encoding motility protein A, which yields MDIATLIGILGSLGLIIGAIAIGGGMGGFVDIPSLIVVVGGTFAVAFVMFPLKTILGAAKVIMKTFFAKPPNLTESIQTLIGLAEKARKESLVALEKVSVENPFMKRGILLVSDGTEESIVRAVMELEMGNMVKRHRTGQEILKGMGTMAPAFGMIGTLIGLVQMLQNLDDPASIGPAMAVALLTTFYGAVLANCMFLPMAKKLEERSNEEALNMELIMEGVLAILNGEHPSIVKEKLDSFLPPGQRQGR from the coding sequence ATGGATATAGCGACTTTAATTGGTATTCTCGGCTCTCTCGGCCTCATCATCGGCGCCATCGCCATCGGCGGCGGGATGGGGGGCTTTGTTGACATCCCCTCTCTCATCGTTGTTGTGGGTGGTACTTTTGCCGTTGCCTTCGTCATGTTCCCCCTGAAGACCATTCTTGGTGCCGCCAAGGTCATCATGAAGACCTTTTTTGCAAAACCTCCGAACCTGACGGAATCAATTCAGACGCTCATCGGTCTGGCAGAAAAGGCAAGAAAGGAAAGCTTGGTCGCGCTGGAAAAGGTTTCCGTTGAAAACCCCTTCATGAAACGCGGCATACTGCTTGTTTCCGACGGTACGGAAGAATCCATCGTACGCGCTGTCATGGAACTGGAAATGGGCAACATGGTGAAACGCCACCGCACCGGTCAGGAAATTCTCAAGGGTATGGGCACAATGGCCCCGGCGTTCGGCATGATCGGAACACTGATCGGCCTCGTTCAGATGCTTCAGAATCTGGACGACCCCGCTTCAATCGGCCCAGCAATGGCCGTTGCGCTGCTGACGACCTTCTACGGCGCGGTTCTGGCGAACTGTATGTTTTTGCCCATGGCAAAGAAACTGGAAGAACGTTCAAATGAAGAAGCTCTGAACATGGAGCTTATCATGGAAGGCGTTCTTGCCATCCTGAATGGCGAACACCCCAGTATCGTGAAGGAAAAGCTGGACTCCTTCCTTCCCCCCGGACAGAGGCAGGGCAGGTAG